Proteins co-encoded in one Hyla sarda isolate aHylSar1 chromosome 4, aHylSar1.hap1, whole genome shotgun sequence genomic window:
- the LOC130367223 gene encoding olfactory receptor 6B1-like, translating into MCGENETQVTQIRLLGFQSLHKYRTLLFIVFLLTYIFILAGNLLIILLISVIDHLKTPMYFFLKHLSISDVLLTTSIVPLLLHIIITEEGILSFRGCIFQLFLFIILGCFQCFLIAVMSYDRYLAICHPLRYSSLMSPDLCLQLVFGAWFLDSVLTISEIIVIIQSNFCGLNYIDHFFCDFGPVVELATSDNSVVKMQDFVFNIFIFVLPFIFIVMTYICIFLTILKRSFGKRKAFSTCSSHLITVCVYYGSYITVYMFPSDESSSHINKYKSLCYLVVAPLLNPIIYSLRNHEIKKAVQKITIYILKR; encoded by the coding sequence ATGTGTGGTGAGAATGAGACGCAGGTCACTCAGATACGTCTTCTTGGGTTCCAGAGTCTACACAAGTACAGGACTCTTCTCTTCATTGTGTTTCTCCTgacttatatatttatactggCAGGAAACCTTCTTATTATCCTTCTGATCTCCGTTATTGATCACCTCAAAACCCCAATGTATTTCTTTCTGAAACATTTATCCATATCCGACGTCTTACTGACCACCAGTATCGTCCCTTTATTGTTGCACATAATAATTACTGAGGAGGGTATCCTGTCCTTTCGGGGCTGTATTTTTCAGCTGTTCTTATTTATTATATTGGGATGTTTTCAATGTTTCCTCATTGCCGTTATGTCCTATGATCGATATTTGGCCATTTGCCACCCATTAAGATATTCTTCATTGATGAGCCCAGATCTTTGCCTCCAGCTTGTTTTTGGGGCGTGGTTTTTAGACAGTGTGTTAACAATAAGTGAGATCATTGTTATTATTCAATCTAATTTCTGTGGCTTGAACTACATTGACCACTTTTTCTGTGACTTTGGTCCTGTAGTGGAATTGGCCACTTCAGACAATTCCGTTGTGAAGATGCAAGActttgtttttaatatatttatctttgttttaccatttatttttATCGTTATGACCTATATTTGTATTTTCCTCACCATCCTTAAACGTTCTTTTGGTAAAAGAAAAGCCTTCTCCACTTGTAGCTCCCACCTGATCACAGTTTGTGTTTATTATGGGTCCTATATCACAGTCTATATGTTTCCATCTGATGAGAGTTCATCCCATATCAACAAATACAAATCTCTGTGTTACCTAGTAGTGGCACCATTATTAAACCCCATCATCTACAGCCTGAGGAACCATGAGATCAAAAAAGCTGTTCAAAAAATTACCATCTATATCTTGAAAAGATGA